TACTTTGTCGGCGGGTTTGCAACAAAAATTAGGCGCAATTGACAGTTATAGCAGCGGCCTAGCTGGAAATAATCAGCCTTTATATCGAGTTTCTACAGACTTTTCTCATTTTGATATTGTAGATAAAAGCTATATTAATATTGCAGTGTCTTGGGTGGTGAAGCGTCAAATACCGCCTAGTCAATTAGAGTCAAACAATGCAAAAGTCATCACGAATGCAGGATCTCAGTTAAATTGTCGAATTGCTTTTCAGCAGCCGATTGATCAAAAAGCTAAAAAGATGGATGCGATTGTGAATGCTTCAAGTGAGGCAATGACTCAAATAATTAATACGGTTTCTTCTTCAATTGTGGCATTAGATTCAAACAAAAAATCGGTGATTAGCAATGGTGTTTGTTCGTAAAACATATCGCTTTTAACCAACCCCTTTATTTGTGTACAACAGATAAAGGGGTTTTCTATTTTAGTTGCCTCGATAGGTTGAGTAACCGTAAGGGCTGAGTAATAAAGGAATATGGTAGTGGTTTACGCTTCCATCGACTTTAAAAATTACAGGTACTTCGGCAAAAAAAGTTTGTTGTTTATTCTTTTTAAACCAGTCTTCAGTTTTAAAAGTAACTTTATAAACCCCTTGCTCTAATTTTTTATTTTCTGGATAGAGCGCAGTAATACGTCCATTTGAATCGGTCACTTGCTGATTAAGTTTAATCCACTGGTTATTGGTGTTTTTTTCTAAAACCACTTCAACCTGAGAAGAGGGCAAACCCGTCTCTAGATTTAACACATGCACACTTAGCGGATTAGTTTGTGCAAATGTAGCCGAAGCAATAAATAACGAAGATAAAGCAATAAATGATTTAGGCATGTTGAAGCTCCTTATGAATGAAAAACGGTTTCAATGGCTTTGCTTGCGCATTGATTGTCATTTTGTGCGCCGCCAGCACCCGCAACGCCAATCGCGCCGATCACTTGGTTCTCAAAACGGACAGGTACGCCGCCTCCTAACAACAATAAATTTGCCAGTGTGGTTAAATTTTTTGCATCGGGGTTTTGGTTACTATTTTGGCTTAAAACTAAGGTCGATGTTTTGGTAGATAACGCGGTATATGCTTTTTTCTCGGCAGCCATTAAGTTATGCGGGCCCACCAACTCATGCCGTTCGGCAGTTAATGGATTACCGCCGCGATCTACAACAACAACCGCAATATTTTGATTTAATTTTTTGCATGCCTCTTTTGCACTGTCGGCTAGCAGGTGGGCAGTTTTTAGATCTAACGAATAAACTTGATTCAAAGCAGGGGGCTGTGCAAAAGTACTATTACCGAATAGCACGGCTGCTAACATCAGCCAGTTCAATTTTTTCATGTTGATTGCCTCTATGTCGCTTTGAAAATCTTAAACAAATTGCTTAACTTCAAGCGTGACAATCACATTACGAAGTTGTCATCTTTCAAATGAGTCTCTACAAAATGCGTATCCTTATTATTGAAGACGAGATCAAGATCGCCACTTATTTGGTCAAAGGATTGAAAGAGTCTGGATATCAAGCGGAGTGTGTTCACTTAGGGATGCAAGGTTTGGAAATGCTAAAGAGAGATCAATATGACTTGCTTATTCTTGATGTGATGTTGCCGGACATAGACGGCTGGAGCGTATTACAGGTCCTACGCCAGTTTTCAAAAATTCCAGTGATTTTCTTAACGGCCAAAGATCAGGTGATGGATAGAGTCAAAGGTTTAGAGTTGGGTGCAGATGATTACTTGGCTAAACCATTTTCCTATATTGAACTGTTGGCACGCATTAAAAGTCTGTTAAGACGACAGCAATATCTGCAAGAAAACGAATTGTCTATTAGTGATTTAAAAATGGATTTGGTTGCTCATAAAGTATGGCGTAATGGAAACTTAATTGAGCTGAGTAAAACCGAATTTAATTTGTTGCGCTATCTATTGCTCAACAAAGAGCAAATTGTGACACGCAGACAAATTGGTTCAGAAGTTTGGAATATTAACTTTGATACTGATACAAACTTTATTGATGTCGCTGTACGCCGTTTACGAAGCAAAATTGATGAGGGCTATGACTTAAAACTCATTCATACCATACGTGGCTTGGGCTATAAAATTTCGGTTAGCTTATGAACTTTAAATTTCTGCGTTCGCTTGAAGTCCGTATTACATTATTGGTCACGCTTTGTTCTGCCTTAATTTTATGTTCCGTCGGCTTTATGACCTATTTAGGCATTAACCAGATTTTATTAAAGCAGCAAGATAAAGCTTTAGCAGAGCGAATTAACCGTTTGGAAATTTTGCTGCAAGATAGCGAAAATGTAGAGCAAATCATTGCGCGTCCTAAGCTATATCAAAACATGCTTGGCAATCAAGACAACTTGTTTCTGCTTATTCATAAAGATAAAACTTTAATTAATATCAATCCGCTTCACATTCAACTGCCTGAACTTGCACAGCGCAACAGTCTTCAATTTCAAGATTTAGCGAACAACTCATATCCAACACGCATTGCTTGGAAAACCATAAAAATTAATAACGAGCCTTATGTGCTCATTGCAGGTAAACAGTGGTCGGAACGCATCAATATTCTTTTACCTTTTCAAGAAAGTCTCTTGATGTATGTGGTTGGGGGCGTGTTTGCAATCTTTGTGCTTTGTATTTTAGCGTGTCATTTAGGTTTACGGTCGCTACAACAGCTTCGTAAGCAAACTCATTCTATTAACGTAAATCAGCTCCAGAAAAGATTAAACCTATCTAATTCACCTTTAGAAGTTGAGCTGCTTTCAAAAGATATAAACCACATGCTTGAGCGTATTGAAAAGGGCTATACCCAGCTCAACCGTTTTTCTGAAGATATCGCTCATGAGTTCCGCACACCTTTAAATAATCTGATTGGGCAAACTGAGATTGCTTTAACTGGCGATCGCTCGGTTGAGCAATATGAAGATTTACTGGTGTCTCATTTAGAGGACTACCACAGATTAAAACGTATGATTGATAGCATGCTTTTCTTGGCAAGAGCCGATCAGAAAATGGTGCTTGTAAATAAACAGGAAATAAACGTCCAAGACGTTATAGATGGCCTATGCCAGATTTTTGAATATCAAGCTGAAGATCAAGACTGTCATTTTAGTTTTAACTTAGAAGCTCAAACTTTATTTGCAGATCCTGCGCTATTTCAAAGAGCTGTTTATAACCTGATTTTAAATGCGCTGGTTCACGGTGGTGACAAGCGGACTATTTATATCGCAACTAAACATAAAATGATTGAACATAGGCAATGGGTGAGTCTGACTGTGGTAACGGGAGATGTTTCAATTGCTGAACAACAACTTGAGCATCTTTTTGAAAGATTCTACCAATGCCACTCAAGTCGAAGTGATGAGAACCAGACAGGTGGATTAGGTTTGTCGATTGTCGCTTCAATTATGGATCTACATCATGGCCTTTATCGAGTTTATAACACGGTCGAGGGTGTGTGCTTTGAGCTTAATTTTCCAGTTGCAGATGCTGCAAAGAAATACAATTAAATCCTTATTAATGTTCCTTAATTTTTAAAATTCACACTTTGTTCACAGCCCTCTGACGTATGTTTAATCATATGAAATAAACAGAAGAGGGTAGTTATGAAATTATTATTTAAGTCACTGGTCATGAGCAGCAGTCTTACAGCGGT
This genomic stretch from Acinetobacter oleivorans DR1 harbors:
- a CDS encoding GlcG/HbpS family heme-binding protein — protein: MLAAVLFGNSTFAQPPALNQVYSLDLKTAHLLADSAKEACKKLNQNIAVVVVDRGGNPLTAERHELVGPHNLMAAEKKAYTALSTKTSTLVLSQNSNQNPDAKNLTTLANLLLLGGGVPVRFENQVIGAIGVAGAGGAQNDNQCASKAIETVFHS
- the uraH gene encoding hydroxyisourate hydrolase, with amino-acid sequence MPKSFIALSSLFIASATFAQTNPLSVHVLNLETGLPSSQVEVVLEKNTNNQWIKLNQQVTDSNGRITALYPENKKLEQGVYKVTFKTEDWFKKNKQQTFFAEVPVIFKVDGSVNHYHIPLLLSPYGYSTYRGN
- a CDS encoding heavy metal response regulator transcription factor; protein product: MRILIIEDEIKIATYLVKGLKESGYQAECVHLGMQGLEMLKRDQYDLLILDVMLPDIDGWSVLQVLRQFSKIPVIFLTAKDQVMDRVKGLELGADDYLAKPFSYIELLARIKSLLRRQQYLQENELSISDLKMDLVAHKVWRNGNLIELSKTEFNLLRYLLLNKEQIVTRRQIGSEVWNINFDTDTNFIDVAVRRLRSKIDEGYDLKLIHTIRGLGYKISVSL
- a CDS encoding PqiC family protein, with translation MKNKNTLSFQHPKAAKWLLGSGLFLTAVAMTACSSSPTPNYYTISPKITPAVSSSIRVIEVLPVGLPDRLDRAPLVLQDSSGKSTVLNNERWTSTMSTQLRDTLSAGLQQKLGAIDSYSSGLAGNNQPLYRVSTDFSHFDIVDKSYINIAVSWVVKRQIPPSQLESNNAKVITNAGSQLNCRIAFQQPIDQKAKKMDAIVNASSEAMTQIINTVSSSIVALDSNKKSVISNGVCS
- a CDS encoding heavy metal sensor histidine kinase; amino-acid sequence: MNFKFLRSLEVRITLLVTLCSALILCSVGFMTYLGINQILLKQQDKALAERINRLEILLQDSENVEQIIARPKLYQNMLGNQDNLFLLIHKDKTLININPLHIQLPELAQRNSLQFQDLANNSYPTRIAWKTIKINNEPYVLIAGKQWSERINILLPFQESLLMYVVGGVFAIFVLCILACHLGLRSLQQLRKQTHSINVNQLQKRLNLSNSPLEVELLSKDINHMLERIEKGYTQLNRFSEDIAHEFRTPLNNLIGQTEIALTGDRSVEQYEDLLVSHLEDYHRLKRMIDSMLFLARADQKMVLVNKQEINVQDVIDGLCQIFEYQAEDQDCHFSFNLEAQTLFADPALFQRAVYNLILNALVHGGDKRTIYIATKHKMIEHRQWVSLTVVTGDVSIAEQQLEHLFERFYQCHSSRSDENQTGGLGLSIVASIMDLHHGLYRVYNTVEGVCFELNFPVADAAKKYN